In a genomic window of Parambassis ranga chromosome 24, fParRan2.1, whole genome shotgun sequence:
- the baalcb gene encoding brain and acute leukemia cytoplasmic protein: MGCGGSRTDALEPRYLESWTKETESTWLTSTDTDIPLSSIHSIPSEHSEAGFISEKTISPVPDFFEDGLPPPAQAYLKVCSAVSEASLNDVNPSSPSAILPSPPQDVTPPSSGTTVQRRSVLHTEEITKWQDNRMSTKQVTITVTQSIHQVDKNGKVKKSLTTYEVLKPVETLKQVATQNT, translated from the exons ATGGGCTGTGGTGGCAGCAGGACCGATGCTCTGGAGCCTCGCTACTTGGAGAGCTGGACCAAAGAGACAGAGTCAACATGGCTGACGAGCACTGATACCGACATCCCCCTGTCATCCATCCATAGCATCCCCTCTGAGCATTCAGAGGCCGGCTTTATCTCTGAGAAAACAATCAGCCCTG TTCCAGATTTCTTTGAAGACGGCCTGCCTCCTCCGGCTCAGGCGTACCTGAAGGTGTGCTCGGCCGTGTCTGAAGCCAGCCTGAACGACGTGAACCCCAGCAGCCCCTCTGCAATACTGCCTTCTCCGCCGCAGGATGTGACACCACCTTCATCTGGCACCACAGTGCAGCGCAGAAGTGTTCTACACACTGAAGAGATT ACTAAATGGCAGGACAATCGGATGTCGACCAAGCAGGTGACCATTACGGTGACGCAGAGCATCCACCAGGTGGATAAGAACGGAAAGGTGAAGAAGTCCCTCACCACCTATGAGGTTCTGAAACCTGTGGAGACTCTAAAACAGGTGGCTACACAGAACACCTga
- the nme6 gene encoding nucleoside diphosphate kinase 6 has protein sequence MLLTAGRLSKVLQLTLAVIKPDAVAHPLMLEALHQRILDNNFVIIRCKDLVWRRRDSERFYAEHSERFFYQRLVEFMSSGPMRAYILARENGISHWRELMGPTKVFRARFTSPACIRAQFGLTDTRNTTHGSDSLESARREISFFFPDFCIEEWMEKEEPLFRSGQICYDHQNYIHTLSSTPS, from the exons ATGTTGCTGACAGCAGGCCGCCTCTCCAAAGTGCTGCAGCTCACCCTGGCGGTCATCAAACCAGATGCGGTGGCTCATCCTCTGATGTTAGAG gctcTTCATCAAAGAATTCTGGATAATAACTTTGTGATCATTAGATGCAAAGACCTGGTGTGGAGAAGACGTGACTCTGAGAGGTTCTATGCTGAACATTCAG AGCGATTCTTCTATCAAAGACTTGTTGAATTCATGTCAAG TGGTCCCATGCGAGCGTACATTTTAGCAAGGGAAAACGGCATCAGTCACTGGAGGGAACTGATGGGACCAACCAAGGTGTTCAGAGCCAGATTCACCTCCCCTGCCTGCATCCGAGCCCAGTTTGGCCTCACAGACACGAGGAATACAACTCATGGCTCAG ATTCTCTTGAGTCTGCCAGAAGAGAGATCAGCTTCTTCTTCCCTGATTTCTGTATAGAGGAGTggatggagaaggaggagcCATTGTTCAGATCAGGACAGATCTGTTATGACCATCAAAACTACATCCACACACTCTCCTCAACGCCGAGCTGA